Sequence from the Mauremys mutica isolate MM-2020 ecotype Southern chromosome 2, ASM2049712v1, whole genome shotgun sequence genome:
TTAGGgtccagtgtggggtttatatACCCCATCTCAGGATACAAGTACACTTTTAAAACTAGACCTATTTAAACAGAGTTGGTAACATGATATAACCATATTTAAAAAGTTTGGTTTGTGTCTGTATGAATAGAAAGAACTGCATTATAAAAATGTAAGGGAACCATATTTGAATCCTGATAGATATGGAAACTAAAACATGGTTCTCTAAAATGATTATATTATTTTGCCATCTACACACATAAGAATAAATCATATTTTAACATGGGTCAGCCATCACTATATATAAACATAGTGTTTATTCATTCTTGTCTTTAGGAAATCATATGAAAAGAtaacaatttttttaacatgagTGGAATGTTTCCTCTGTTGGTTGACATCTGGTATGGTTCTGAAGGCCTCTTCCAGGCAAGGGTTTACTCATTCTATGCTGAAATCCTACGTGGAAAACTTTCAAGTATGGTCACAGTGTTTTCAGTAAatattcacaaaaagaacaggagtacttgtggcaccttagagactaacaaatttatttcagcataagctttcgtgggctacagctcacttcttcggatgcatagaatggcactaagatgccacaagtactcctgttctttttgcggatacagactaacacggccgctactctgaaaccagtaaatATTCAGTAACCAAATATTAGAAACCAAGGAAATAGTGAGTTATGGTTGCTTGTCTAAAAAAAAGATCactgttgattttattttttatggaGTCCCCTACATCAAAtctatgtaggtatttatagagtCTCCATGTGTATGTAGCACTTTACAACCACATAAAAATAAGATGTTTGCACTGAAAAGTTTACATTCCAGTTGAGACAGACAAATATAAAACACAGGCAAACATTTCAGAAGATGATAGGTTGTAAGTGATTATTCTGAATTCTTaaagatatatatttttatgaATTTTGACTATATATTTCTCAGATATATCATGATGGAGTATAAATGTTAAATGGTATGTTGCatttaaattataaaatgtaACTATTTTTATTAGCATTTGATGTTATTTAGAAccacaaaataataattttatataTTACTGTAGTTTTACAAACAATTAGTGCAAAACTCTGTTTATAGAAGAGTAGAATGAAAATTCCAGTTTGTTTCAATATATTACATAGGAAAATTCCAGTTTGCCATTCTTGTTAgaattacgtgtgtgtgtgtgtgtgtgtgtgtgtgtggtgaaaccCTTAccacacaaataaaaatactgttgGAGATGCAAGTATATACTGCTTTCTAtcaaaggatttcaaagcacttcaacAATATTTAATGAATTTAGCTTTACTTCCAGAAGTTATATATATTGATGTGTAGAAAATTGTTAATTGGAAATTTCCTCTGGAAAATGAATAATCTGCAGTCTCTTTATTTGTTACAGGACACCGAGGCTTGTTTGACCACACTTTAAACAGCATAAGCTCAAGGATAACACAAAGGAGGCTACAAGGGACTTGTCCACCTGTTGGCCGTGGAAATTTTGGAAAACCTTTCTTGGGTGCAAACAGTTATAGTTCCCCATTTTTAAACCCCAGGAATGGTTTTCACACTATCCATTCAGAGAATAGCCCTGTAAAACCGAGGATTGTTACAGTGGTGAAACCAAGTGGACACACACTCAGGAAGATCACATTGCTTCTGAACAGGCGATCTGTACAGACTTTTGAACAGCTGATGGCTGATATATCAGAAGCTCTGGGATTTCCACGTTGGAAAAATGATCGTGTGAGAAAACTTTACAACCTGAAAGGCAGAGAAATAAGAAGTGTTTCTGATTTCTTCAGAGACGGTGATGCATTCATTGCTATGGGAAGGGAGCAGTTGACATTGAAGAACCTTGAGGTGGTAATGAAAGAACTTTTTCCCAGTAGCCCATATGCTGTTGGTATAATTCAACAAAACTTGGAACAGTCCCAAAAACTTAAGAGCAGGCTGTGTGACAAAGCTGTGGATAGTGGCTTTGATGAGAAAGAGATTGCCAAGAACTGCAATGATGCCATGTCTTCCCAACTCGGAGCCAGGCATGAAGGAAAAATTCAACCTAAGACCAGGCAAGAAGAAAAGgtgaaggccaaaaaaaaatGGGGCAGAGACAGTTGGGGCAGAGAGCAAGATACGAAGCCACCTAGAAAAGCCAAAGAAGAAGAAAGGTACTTTAATCAAGAGAAAAGTCTTGAGAATGAAACAGAAAAGAGTTCAGATGAGATAATGAGATGTGAGAAGTGTCAAAGGGAGAGACAGCTCAGGCAAAAACTACAAAGGGAAAGACAGGCTGATGTCTCATTTGAGAGCAGAGGCCTGAATGTGGGAATGTGTCAGAGATATAATTTAGAAAGGAATGTAAAAATGAGGAATTGCAGGAAGTCTTCAGAAAACTCTATAGAAGGTGAGGAAGTTGAATGGAAGGATACTGGCTGTAGAAGGAGCTGGAAACCTCTACATAGGAATGTTAATGAAGAGCTAGAAAACCAAAAAAGGAGTTTTGAGAAGGAAAGGGATCCGGAAAGGCATGAGAATCATGACAAAAAGTTAGTAAAGATAAAGAAAAATACGGTGGAAGCTCTGCAGGGGGCTCCTGAAGCAAAGAAAGAGAATAGAAGCAGTTCCAGAATTAATCAAAGTTGTTGGTTAATGAAAAACTGTCAAGGAGATGCAGGGAAGCCCATAAAAGCAAAGGGAGAGAGCAAAGAGGTGTGGAAGGGAAAAGAAGAAAGTGCTGTAGGGGAAGAGAATGTAGTGTGTGGAGAGAATGAATCGACAAGGATGAAAAAGATGGGAGAACATAAAGCCAACAAAGATGAAAACAAGCCACAAGAATTTGAAAGCATGAGGCTGAGGCAAAATATCCATACTAGAGCTGATGTGGAGAGCTATTATGAAATAGGCAGAACCATTGGGGATGGAAACTTTGCTATTGTGAAGGAGTGCCGGCGCTGCAACACCAATCAGAACTATGCCATGAAAATTGTTGATAAGTCCAAGCTGAAGGGGAAGGAGGACATGATGGAAAATGAAATTTTGATCATTAAGAGCCTTTCTCATCCCAACATAGTGAGCTTGATTGAGGTGTATGAAACTGAGGCTGAGATCTACCTAATCCTAGAGTATGTCCCAGGAGGGGACCTATTTGATGCAATCATAGAGAGCGTAAAGTTCACTGAGCACGATGCTGCTCTCATGATAACTGATCTGTGTGAGGCTCTAGTTTATATTCATGGCAAGAACATTGTCCACCGAGATCTGAAACCAGAAAATCTTCTGGTAAGTACTGAAGTTTAGTTATGTCCAGTAATTATTGGAGGTTTTTCGGGGTGGGTGGAGAGTTGTggatatgtaatttttttttttttttttgcttttaaacaaaTACAGTACAGAAAATATCCAGTAGTAGGGAAAAGATACACACTGTACTGTTAGcgttttcaaataaataaatgtacaaaGGTGAAGAGAAATCAGTCTTACAGTTTCCTTAGCATAAATACAGAGAGGCCTACCATATAGTATAAATGTCTGCAATTGTGCACTTAAGTaagtggcctgactttcagagatgctgaatgTTTGcagttcttctgaaaatcaggcctcttattTAGGGACCTATTTTTAGGTTCAGAAGCGCAAACATTTTGTCTAATGCGTACTCTGAATCATAAAACATATCACATGTGAAccaaaaattattaaataatgCCCATTCAACCTGTTAATGTGAAGGTCACTTTTTCCATTGCAGCTATATCACTCAGTCCAGCACGCTAGTCGTCTACTGGAGATTGTATGGTGATTTCTAACATTGTAAGGATATGTCTGTTACTGATGATAAGAGCATGATGCAATTGTTTACTTCATGAACCTGGAATTTACTCACTGATTGATAAGTCTCCTGAAATGAAAACATACATGTCCCAGTGAAGTATGGCACTGAAGTCAGCTGAAGTATTAAGCTTCTCCCAAAGAGCAAAATTCTAACTTGGCTTCCAATGCCAAAAACATTTACACACATTCTTAACTTCAAGCatatgagcagtcccactgaagtcgatgggaCAACTCGTGATTATGTGTAAGCGTGTGCATAAGTGTTGCCATGATTGGGGCTTTGGATTATGCCCTGTTCAAGGTATAAAAGTGAGTTATTCTGTTTTGCTGGTCATGCATTTTGTACTCTTCACCAGTATTCCAAAATTCTGACCAGATGGAAAACCACAGATGGCTGTATTTGCATGTCTTGAACAACTCTAATTCATCTGCTAGCAAAGGGACATAGGAAAAAAACTGGACTCTTTGCAAGCCAAATCCCTAAAGGAACATATGCTTCTCATGAGTATCTGGAGTAAGTCCAGTGTGACAAAGGAGGAAGTAGCCTGTGGGCAGATAGAGAATGAACAGGGATAGATATGGAGGGCTTGCTTTGGAACCCAGATGGATGTCTGCCTTGCTGACAATGTGGGGACTGGCTCCTGGTGAGTGCTGGTCAGTCTCGGGAGGATTCCTTGGGATCTGGTCTGCATGAGAAAAGAGGGAGGACATGGTGTGTATTGAAGCAGTTGGGTATGGGGAGAAGTGTATTTCTATGCTATGCCTTGAGCAGGGCCTGCACACCCTATTATTTTGGCATGAAAGGCTCAGAATTCAAGTGCACTCTTTCTGAAGCTAGTTTTCCATTATGAACCCAGGCCTCTTTTTCCAAACTTTACCAAAATTAAATCAATGCTGGTAAAAATACTTGGGGCTTCATTCTCCATTTCCCTGCATGTGTGTAGGTACTTATCCCAGTGCAAAGATTTTCTGGCACTTTACACCCACGTTGTActggtataaatgactacacaaggtgcaaagtAATGGAGAATCTGTCTCCTAGTGAACATTTACAGGATTAATATGTTCATATTGGCCACTCTGCTGCATACAGATAAGGTACAATGGGATACAGAAGATTTTATGAAGAGGAACGTACCTAATGTTCAGCAGATATTTGTTCATATTAGAGCATGGATATTTAAAGCTAATGAGAAATAGCTTACAAATTTGTGTTTTAGAGGCCTCCTACTGTTACTTGGCTGACTTCCTATAATAGATACTGTTTATAGAAAAACACCTCAACTGGTTGTAATTGGGTATATCAATCATATCATATTTAAGAGGTTGAATGGGCTATTAATACAAATGAGTTTAGGAACCTCCAATATTGTTTTGTGTATTTGTAGATACTGCTATGAAACCCTGTTTGAAATTCTCATATTTATGAAAGCCTTGCAAGGAAAAAATCCTTTTAAACAAATGAACGAACAAATCCACAATgcccacaatattttaaaactcagTGTTAAAAGAAGTATTACACATAGGGGTATTATGGAAGGAGCTGAAATTGAGGTcaatgctatttttttaaacGTATAATTCTTATTCTTTTTACAGTTACAGCGATGGCTGCTTGTCAGTCTGTGGGAGATGAATTTATGCTCCACATCTCAAAAACTGCAAGCACAACTGGCACTAATTAGGCCCCTTGTTGTCAGTCTTGGCAGAGAGGACAAAGTCTGAATGAGCATAGGGGCTGACCTGTCCTTTCACGCATAAACAGCTGGAACTGTGCTATTGCTGAGCTTAGCCAGGGAGTTTAAACTTTATCAACCTGTCAGGTTCTGCAGAAtgtcatttttgttgtttttgttttcctttttctttagtTGTCAAGCCCCTTTCTTTCCCCATTCTTCATGTGAACCAGGAACTGTGTTCGTTTCTTTGGTGGGTTGCTTGTCGCTGGGGTCTTGCATTTGTCCTATAGAATCTTAGGTCTTGATTGATATTCTGTTTGAGCTGATTGATCTTTATTTCTAATTATAATGGTGGTTGTTGGTTTTTGTAAGGCACTTATGTGCTGTCCAATAAGCACCTTTATAAACACAATACATTCAAGAAATAGCTTTTAACTTTCTGACCTTTTAATGTGACCCATTGTAGTACTGTTTCCCTGAGTCTTCAGGCAGACTGGAAAAATGGCATAGGACTAGGAGGAACTGCTCCCAGTAATCTTAAAGTGCTGTCAATTGAAGACTAGCAATGAAAAATGTGAAACACAAGCTAATAGTCTCATCCCGTTGTCGTATGCATTTGGCAGGTAATGGGGTGTGGAatgggccctggggaggggagtgtcATCAGTTTAAACAAAGAGTGCTGCTATGGGTGTTGGAACCCTACAGTGTTTCCGTTTTCTCCTTGACTATCGGAGCCTGTCCTCATACTGGATTCCCTGACAACTTCCAGGACTTGAGGAATGGGAGGTGTGGTTGTTTGAAAAGTATGAATTttttccaggtgggccttgagtcattgattggagggaaggctttgagcAGGGGCAACTGCTTCGAGCCAGCAGCTTTATGAAAAAGCAGCCAGCTATGAAGTGAGTGAGCTGCGAACCGAGGAGAagcaaacagagggagtttgcctgcgGGGAGTTCCCACAGAGTTTTTGCTtttcaggcttctgtgagcagTAAATAGAATATCTGAAGAGactcttagaaggaagacaatATGGATAGCGAGCGATCAGCAGTTGTGACCTTACAAGATGTGTCACATTTGACTTTCTCCCAGAGGATAGAAGTGACTTCATCTGTACGGAGTGCAAGCTGGTCTcaatattggaagagaaggttaaaggactagagacccaagtatcaaccctgcgttgCATCAGAGAAAGTGCTGActttctggatagaagtcagcGTTTGCtactgcaggcacagcatgctgaagaTCAGAGAAGGCAGTGCAAAAcggggaagaaaattggcagcatgtgacctccagaagaagaaagaggagaaccctTGTACCCCCAGTGCAGATACAGGTAAGAAAACGTCTTCAGactctctgcacaggtactatggtggagaatggtttggaagagtcatctgagggaagggatcagaaggagaccccatcaaccagaaggcatgggatgcattttcctagggatgggggttccatgaccaccactcccaagaggagggaCGGAGTCGTCCATCTGCCGTCCAGACCAGGAAACTTGAGAAGCGTGCTGCTTGCCCGGAgttagaattcaggatgtgatgGTGTGTCTGCCGAGACTGATCACGCCCTCAAACCGCtacccttcctacttctccatgtgggcgtgaatgatactgccaagaatgaccttgagcaggtcactgCAGAGTATGTGGCTCtgagaagaaggataaaggagtttgaggcgcaagtcatgttctcgtccatcctctctgttgaaggaaaaggcccaggtagggaccatcaaATTGTGGAAGCAAACGCATGATTGcacaggtggtgtcagagagaggtCTTctgattctttgaccatgggatgttgttccaggaagaaggattgctaggaaaaGATGGGATCCggctaacaaagagagggaagagcatcttcgcaggcaggcttgctaacctagtgaggagggctttaaactaggttcactgggggatggagacctaagccctgaggtaagtggagaagtgggatactgggaggaaactcaaggaggagggtgcaacacaggaggcctcctgattcaaactgagaaagtagggcaatcagcTAGTTATCTTAAGTACCTGTAcatgaatgcaagaagcctgggaaacaagaaggaagaattggaagtcctagTACAGTCaaagaactatgatgtgattggaataacagagacttggtgcggtaactcacatgactgtagcactgtcatggatgggtataaactattcaggaaggacaggttggggagaaaaggtggaggagttgcaatgtatgtaagagagcatcagtctgaagctggagaaaagcctgttgagagtctttgggttaagtttagaggtgagacCAACAAGGGTGATGCTCTGGTGGGCGTCTGCTAATGACCACCAGACCAGGAAGCTTTCTTCTTtctagacgaggctttctttggaccACTAATAGAAGTTTCTAGATCACAGGCCcaggttctcatgggggacttcaattaccttgacatctgctgggagagcaatacagcagtgcacagacaatccaggaagtttttggagagtgttggaaacaacttcctggtgcaagtactGGAGGAACCACCTAGGGACCGtactcctcttgacctgctgctcacaaacagggaagaattggtaggggaagtagaagtgggtggcagcctgggcagcagtcaccatgagatggtcgagttcaggatcctgagaaaaggaagaaaggagagcagcagaatacggaccctgaacttcagaaaagcagattttgattcccttagggaactgatgggcaggatcaggATTAGCCTGGGAGGCtcatatgagggggaaaggagtccaggagacttggttgtattttaaagaagccttattgagcgtgcaggaacaaaccatcctgatgtacagaaagaataggaaatatggcaggtgaccagcttggcttaacaggggaatctttggtgagcttaaacacaaaaaggaagcttacaagaagttgaaacttggacagatgactagggaggagtataaaaatattgtttgagcatgcagggatgtaatcaggaaggccaaagcacaattggagttgcagctagcagggGACGTGAAGGTTAAAAGGAAGGGTTTCTGCAGATACATTAGCAagaagaagaaggtcagggaaagtgtgggacccttactgaatgggggaggcaacctagtgacagatgatatggaaaaagcagaagtactcaatgcttttttttgcctcagtcttcacagacaaggtcagctcccacactgctgtcctgggcaacaccgtacggggaggaggtgagcagccctcagtggtgaaagaacaggtgcatgtccagcttttctaaatagtcctttaCAAGTTCGTGGGACCAGATACAGTGCATCTGTGGGTGCTGAGGGACTTGgctgattgcagagccattggccattatctttgaaaacttgtgcctatctttaaaaaagggaagaaggagaatctagggaactacagaccaatcagcctcacctcagtccccggaaaaatcatggagcaggtcctcaactaatccattttgaagcacttggaggagaggaaggtgatcaggaagagtcaacatggattcaccaagggcaagtcatgcctgaccaacctgattgcagTCTATAATACcctgctctgtggatatggggaaagcggtgggcATGAtatactttagcaaagcttttgatatggtctcccacattATTCTTGCtatcaagttaaagaagtatggattggatgaatggactataaggtggatagaaagctggctagattgtcgggctcaatgggtagtgatcaacggctcgatgtctagttggcagccggtatcaagtggagtgccccaggggtcagtcctggggccggttttgttcaacatcttcattaatgatctggatgatggaatggactgcaccatcagcaagtttgcggatgacactaagcttgggggagaagtagatacgctggagggtagggctatgGTCCAGAGTgacgtagacaaattggaggattgggccaaaagaaatctaatgaggttcaaaaaggacaagtgcagagtcctgcacttaggacggaaggatcccatgcacagctacaggctggggaccgacaggctaagcggcagttctgcagaaaaggacctggggattacagtagacgagaagctgaatatgagtcaacagtgtgcccttattgccaagaaggctaacggcatattgggctacattagtaggagcattgccaacagatggagggaagtgatt
This genomic interval carries:
- the DCLK3 gene encoding serine/threonine-protein kinase DCLK3, which codes for MPAAAPPPLHPPAGPAGSCCPYAHHPGHRGLFDHTLNSISSRITQRRLQGTCPPVGRGNFGKPFLGANSYSSPFLNPRNGFHTIHSENSPVKPRIVTVVKPSGHTLRKITLLLNRRSVQTFEQLMADISEALGFPRWKNDRVRKLYNLKGREIRSVSDFFRDGDAFIAMGREQLTLKNLEVVMKELFPSSPYAVGIIQQNLEQSQKLKSRLCDKAVDSGFDEKEIAKNCNDAMSSQLGARHEGKIQPKTRQEEKVKAKKKWGRDSWGREQDTKPPRKAKEEERYFNQEKSLENETEKSSDEIMRCEKCQRERQLRQKLQRERQADVSFESRGLNVGMCQRYNLERNVKMRNCRKSSENSIEGEEVEWKDTGCRRSWKPLHRNVNEELENQKRSFEKERDPERHENHDKKLVKIKKNTVEALQGAPEAKKENRSSSRINQSCWLMKNCQGDAGKPIKAKGESKEVWKGKEESAVGEENVVCGENESTRMKKMGEHKANKDENKPQEFESMRLRQNIHTRADVESYYEIGRTIGDGNFAIVKECRRCNTNQNYAMKIVDKSKLKGKEDMMENEILIIKSLSHPNIVSLIEVYETEAEIYLILEYVPGGDLFDAIIESVKFTEHDAALMITDLCEALVYIHGKNIVHRDLKPENLLVQHNADKSTTLKLADFGLAKKVTKPIFTVCGTPTYVSPEILAEKGYGLEVDMWATGVILYILLCGFPPFRSQERDQEELFKIIQLGHYEFLSPYWDSISGAAKDLITRLLVIDPQKRYTAQQVLQHPWIRTAGKTNSRNLQREVTINIERHFRSQRRKGVVDDDT